A window of the Candidatus Rokuibacteriota bacterium genome harbors these coding sequences:
- a CDS encoding methyltransferase domain-containing protein: MLPRVIDFYDRHPISLSQVLEALRRQGKDMRALAPEDLYEWDQDHYGGLEAVEALARRAGVGADSRVLDVCAGLGGPARFLARRFGARVTALDLNAGRSQGNVRLSRLVGLQGLVRSVRGDAQILPFRAGAFDAVISQEGLLHVPDKGRVLAECARVLGPGGRIAFTDWIATPRLWEGERRRLQEWMAAVSVETISGYRALLGRAGFAAIEAEDLSAAWIEILRRRLEMYRSLREDTVARLGQARYDEYSQLYAFFVGLVEAGKLGGARLWGQVLHSDIGRGAACHWGADPGIAHPVPRGLRRWSGGYVSYFKT; this comes from the coding sequence GTGCTCCCGAGGGTCATCGACTTCTACGATCGGCATCCCATCAGCCTGTCGCAGGTGCTGGAGGCGCTCCGCCGTCAGGGCAAGGACATGCGCGCGCTGGCTCCCGAGGATCTCTACGAGTGGGACCAGGACCACTACGGCGGGCTCGAGGCCGTGGAAGCCCTCGCGCGGCGCGCCGGGGTCGGGGCCGACTCCCGAGTGCTCGACGTCTGCGCGGGGCTCGGCGGCCCGGCGCGCTTCCTGGCCCGGCGCTTCGGGGCGCGCGTCACGGCGCTGGACCTGAACGCCGGCCGCAGCCAGGGCAACGTCAGGCTGTCGCGGCTGGTGGGGCTCCAGGGTCTGGTCCGGAGCGTGCGCGGGGATGCCCAGATCCTGCCCTTCCGTGCCGGCGCCTTCGACGCCGTCATCAGCCAGGAGGGACTGCTCCACGTCCCCGACAAGGGGCGCGTGCTCGCCGAGTGCGCGCGGGTGCTCGGTCCGGGCGGGCGCATCGCCTTCACCGACTGGATCGCCACGCCCAGGCTCTGGGAGGGCGAGCGCCGCCGGCTCCAGGAGTGGATGGCGGCCGTCTCCGTCGAAACCATCTCCGGCTACCGCGCTCTCCTGGGGCGCGCCGGCTTCGCCGCCATCGAGGCCGAAGATCTCTCGGCGGCGTGGATCGAGATCCTGAGGCGCCGGCTCGAGATGTACCGGAGCCTGCGTGAGGACACCGTGGCACGGCTGGGCCAGGCCCGCTACGACGAGTACAGCCAGCTCTACGCCTTCTTCGTGGGGCTCGTGGAGGCGGGCAAGCTCGGCGGCGCCCGCCTTTGGGGTCAGGTCTTGCATTCCGACATCGGCAGGGGTGCAGCCTGCCATTGGGGTGCGGATCCGGGCATTGCTCATCCTGTCCCGCGGGGATTGCGGCGGTGGAGCGGGGGCTACGTGTCGTATTTCAAGACCTGA
- the polX gene encoding DNA polymerase/3'-5' exonuclease PolX has product MKNAEIAGLFGEIAQLLEIKGENVFRVRAYERAVQSLESLAEDVARVAARGELSSIPGIGKGLAAHIAEYLATGRIAELEALRAELPRGLLEVLAVRGVGPRTARLLHEQLGVDSVEKLEQAAVSGEILRVPGIRAKTRANILAGLRTLRAGQERLPLGLALARAEEIVEALRGTGEVTAIEVAGSARRRRDTVGDLDILVACRHPERVIERFVGLSAVTTVLARGETKASVEFKADDRAASIHVDLRVIAPDTYGAALQYFTGSKDHNVRLRELAQRKGLKISEYGVFSERTGARVAGATEAEVYAAVGLPWIPPELRENSGEIEAALGGGLPDLVAAEHIRGDLHAHTDWSDGRQPLERLVAEAEARGYEYIIVSDHSRSSTVAGGLRPEELREQLRRIRALQPRHRIRILAGSECDILADGRMDFPDDLLAELDVVLAAVHSRFKQPRAEMTARIVRALAHPCVDILVHPTGRLLGERDPYDVDLEQVFAAAREHDKAMEINASWQRLDLKDTHARRAAELGVRIAISTDTHDLSQLEGLALGIATARRAWITPAQVVNALPVKRLLAWARGHRR; this is encoded by the coding sequence GTGAAGAACGCGGAGATCGCGGGCCTGTTCGGCGAGATTGCGCAGCTCCTGGAGATCAAGGGCGAGAACGTCTTCCGCGTCCGCGCCTACGAGCGCGCCGTCCAGAGCCTCGAGAGCCTCGCCGAGGACGTGGCGCGCGTCGCCGCGCGCGGCGAGCTCTCGTCCATCCCCGGCATCGGCAAGGGCCTCGCGGCCCACATCGCGGAGTACCTCGCGACCGGACGCATCGCGGAGCTGGAGGCACTGCGCGCGGAGCTGCCCCGCGGGCTGCTCGAGGTCCTGGCGGTGCGCGGCGTCGGCCCCAGGACCGCCAGGCTCCTCCACGAGCAGCTCGGCGTGGACAGCGTGGAGAAACTCGAACAGGCGGCCGTCTCCGGCGAGATCCTGCGCGTGCCGGGCATCCGTGCCAAGACCCGCGCAAACATCCTGGCCGGCCTCCGCACGCTCCGCGCGGGGCAGGAGCGCCTCCCGCTGGGCCTGGCGCTGGCCCGCGCGGAGGAGATCGTCGAGGCGCTCCGAGGCACGGGCGAGGTGACCGCCATCGAAGTGGCCGGCTCCGCCCGCCGCCGGCGCGACACGGTGGGGGACCTCGACATCCTGGTCGCCTGCCGCCACCCCGAGCGCGTGATCGAGCGCTTCGTCGGCCTGTCCGCGGTGACGACGGTGCTCGCCCGCGGGGAGACCAAGGCCTCCGTCGAGTTCAAGGCGGACGACCGCGCCGCGTCCATCCACGTGGACCTGCGCGTGATCGCCCCCGACACCTACGGCGCCGCGCTGCAGTACTTCACGGGCTCCAAGGACCACAACGTGCGCCTCCGGGAGCTGGCGCAGAGGAAGGGACTCAAGATCTCGGAGTACGGGGTCTTCAGCGAGCGCACGGGCGCGCGGGTGGCCGGCGCCACGGAGGCGGAAGTCTACGCGGCCGTGGGTCTGCCGTGGATCCCGCCGGAGCTGCGCGAGAACTCGGGCGAGATCGAGGCGGCGCTGGGCGGGGGGCTGCCCGATCTCGTCGCCGCGGAGCACATTCGCGGCGACCTGCACGCCCACACGGACTGGTCCGACGGGCGCCAGCCGCTGGAGCGGCTGGTCGCCGAGGCCGAGGCGCGCGGGTACGAGTACATCATCGTCTCCGACCATTCCCGCTCGTCCACCGTGGCGGGCGGGCTCCGGCCCGAGGAGCTGCGCGAGCAGCTCCGGCGCATCCGCGCGCTGCAGCCCCGGCACCGCATCCGCATCCTGGCCGGCAGCGAGTGCGACATCCTCGCCGACGGGCGCATGGACTTTCCCGACGATCTCCTCGCCGAGCTGGACGTGGTGCTGGCGGCCGTCCACTCGCGCTTCAAGCAGCCCCGTGCCGAGATGACGGCGCGCATCGTCCGGGCGCTGGCCCATCCGTGCGTGGACATCCTCGTCCACCCCACGGGGCGGCTCCTCGGCGAGCGCGACCCCTACGACGTGGACCTGGAGCAGGTCTTCGCCGCCGCCCGCGAGCACGACAAGGCGATGGAGATCAACGCCTCCTGGCAGCGGCTGGACCTCAAGGACACCCACGCCCGGCGCGCGGCGGAGCTGGGGGTGCGGATCGCCATCAGCACCGACACCCACGACCTGTCGCAGCTCGAGGGCCTGGCGCTCGGCATCGCCACGGCGCGCCGCGCCTGGATCACGCCTGCGCAGGTGGTCAACGCGCTGCCGGTCAAGCGCCTGCTGGCCTGGGCGCGGGGGCACCGGCGGTAA
- a CDS encoding citrate synthase (catalyzes the formation of citrate from acetyl-CoA and oxaloacetate), protein MTDAAGAPQKAGLEDVVVSTSEICFIDGKQGRLVYRGFDVDDLVAHSTFEEVVHLLWHGRLPSRQELDAHRKALAATANRKLSPKLLAILRQLPRRTTPMEVLRTGVSALSSFDPDAGDNSREATLRKATRLTAQMPTLVAAWEGIRRGKPVVAPTPRLSLAGNFLYMMSGKTPSELATRTLDVALILHADHEFNASTFAARVTAATLSDIHSAVVSGIGALKGPLHGGANEQVMRMVQQVKDPAKAEGWIRKALAEKARISGFGHRVYRVEDPRAKHLHRLAVELGRQTGSTANVEILETIARVVSAEKQIFPNVDLFSGAAYASMGIPTDQFTPIFALSRVAGWAAHVLEQHGNNRLIRPRAEYTGALDAPYIPLAQR, encoded by the coding sequence ATGACGGACGCTGCGGGAGCTCCCCAGAAGGCCGGTCTCGAAGACGTCGTCGTGTCCACCTCCGAGATCTGCTTCATCGACGGGAAGCAGGGCCGGCTCGTGTACCGCGGCTTCGACGTCGACGATCTCGTCGCGCACTCGACCTTCGAGGAGGTGGTCCATCTCCTCTGGCATGGCCGGCTGCCCTCGCGACAGGAGCTGGATGCCCACCGGAAGGCGCTGGCCGCCACCGCCAACCGCAAGCTCTCCCCGAAGCTCCTCGCCATCCTCCGACAGCTGCCGCGGAGGACGACGCCCATGGAGGTGCTCCGCACCGGGGTCTCGGCGCTGTCGTCCTTCGATCCCGACGCGGGGGATAATTCCCGCGAGGCCACGCTCCGGAAGGCGACCCGGCTCACGGCGCAGATGCCGACCCTCGTGGCCGCCTGGGAGGGCATCCGCCGAGGCAAGCCTGTCGTGGCGCCGACCCCGCGGCTGTCGCTGGCGGGGAACTTCCTCTACATGATGTCGGGCAAGACGCCCTCGGAGCTGGCCACCAGGACCCTCGACGTCGCGCTCATCCTCCACGCGGATCACGAGTTCAACGCCTCGACCTTCGCTGCCCGCGTGACGGCCGCCACGCTGTCGGACATCCACTCGGCGGTGGTGTCGGGAATCGGCGCCCTCAAGGGGCCGCTCCACGGCGGCGCCAACGAGCAGGTGATGCGCATGGTGCAGCAGGTGAAGGACCCGGCGAAGGCCGAGGGCTGGATCCGCAAGGCGCTGGCCGAGAAGGCGCGCATCAGCGGCTTCGGCCACCGCGTCTACCGCGTCGAGGACCCACGGGCCAAGCATCTCCACCGCCTGGCGGTGGAGCTTGGGCGGCAGACCGGAAGCACCGCGAACGTCGAGATCCTGGAGACCATCGCGCGCGTCGTGTCGGCGGAGAAGCAGATCTTCCCCAACGTGGACCTGTTCTCGGGGGCCGCCTACGCGTCCATGGGGATCCCGACGGACCAGTTCACGCCGATCTTCGCGCTCAGCCGCGTCGCCGGCTGGGCCGCGCATGTGCTCGAGCAGCACGGCAACAACCGCCTGATCCGTCCTCGCGCCGAGTACACGGGAGCCCTCGACGCCCCCTACATCCCCCTCGCCCAGCGCTGA
- a CDS encoding diaminopimelate epimerase codes for MIPFVKGHGLGNDYIVMDSADLPAPPTPRQVARICDRNWGVGSDGILLLVPAWAGADFGLRIFNPDGSEAEKSGNGLRIFAKFLHEHGRAGRSVFTVDTKGGRVECRCHVAGGRVNEVTVEMGHCTFVAPEIPMSGPRREVVREPLQVADRTLSVTAVSVGNPHCVVFTDRLDEAETRRLGPLIETHPAFPNRTNVQFARVASRAEVEILIWERGAGWTLASGSSSSAVACAAVRNGLCDHGLVTVRMPGGALSVDVRPDWSIRLQGPVEEVYSGTLSRDFVDALRGLA; via the coding sequence ATGATCCCATTCGTCAAGGGGCACGGGCTGGGCAACGACTACATTGTCATGGACTCAGCAGACCTGCCGGCCCCGCCCACGCCGCGGCAGGTGGCGCGCATCTGCGACCGGAACTGGGGCGTGGGCTCGGACGGGATTCTCCTCCTCGTTCCCGCTTGGGCCGGCGCGGACTTCGGGCTGCGGATCTTCAACCCCGACGGCAGCGAGGCCGAGAAGTCGGGCAACGGCCTTCGCATCTTCGCCAAGTTCCTCCACGAGCATGGGCGCGCCGGCCGGTCGGTCTTCACCGTGGACACGAAGGGCGGCCGCGTCGAGTGCCGGTGCCACGTGGCGGGCGGGCGGGTCAACGAGGTGACCGTCGAGATGGGGCATTGCACCTTCGTCGCCCCGGAAATCCCCATGAGCGGGCCGCGACGGGAGGTGGTGCGCGAGCCGCTCCAGGTAGCCGACCGGACGCTCAGCGTCACCGCGGTGTCGGTGGGCAACCCGCACTGCGTGGTCTTCACCGACCGCCTCGACGAGGCGGAGACGCGCCGCCTCGGCCCGCTCATCGAGACCCATCCCGCCTTCCCGAACCGGACGAACGTGCAGTTCGCCCGCGTGGCCTCGCGCGCCGAGGTGGAGATCCTCATCTGGGAGCGGGGCGCCGGGTGGACGCTGGCCTCGGGCTCCTCGTCGAGCGCCGTGGCCTGCGCCGCGGTGAGAAACGGCCTCTGCGACCACGGCCTCGTCACGGTGCGCATGCCAGGGGGCGCGCTGTCAGTGGACGTGCGACCCGACTGGTCGATCCGGCTGCAGGGGCCCGTCGAGGAAGTCTACTCGGGAACCCTCTCGCGCGACTTCGTGGACGCCCTGCGCGGCCTGGCCTAG
- a CDS encoding PilZ domain-containing protein — translation MSDATADLRRHPRSRVSWPVTVETGGQSFERHTVNLSPIGAKVQLEARLPVGTPATLRFRPPHGRPLEVEAIVWRSDSDGPAFFFVGVGGEAVALPR, via the coding sequence ATGAGCGACGCGACGGCCGACCTGCGGAGGCACCCACGGTCGAGGGTCTCCTGGCCTGTCACCGTGGAGACCGGCGGCCAGTCCTTCGAGCGGCACACGGTCAACCTGAGCCCCATCGGCGCCAAGGTGCAGCTCGAGGCGCGGCTGCCGGTCGGGACGCCGGCGACGCTCCGCTTCCGCCCCCCTCACGGCCGGCCGCTGGAGGTGGAGGCCATCGTCTGGCGCTCGGACTCCGATGGGCCGGCGTTCTTCTTCGTGGGCGTCGGCGGCGAGGCCGTGGCTCTCCCGAGGTAG
- a CDS encoding cobalamin-binding protein translates to MRRGPFVDASGVALALPGPPRRIVSLVPSVTELLFSLGVGPAVVGCTTFCTEPPAGVLNTVRVGGTKTPRLELVRALRPDLILANIEENHREHVETLRGWGMAVHVSYPRTVAGGIQLVRELGEVTGAAERGAALADDLARRLAEVTARARGRGRPTRVFYPIWRHPYMTINRDTYVHDVLAACGGENVFADCELRYPEVTLDAVATAGPEVILLPDEPYRFREAHAADFTPYRDMPAVRNGRVRLVDGRLASWFGPRMAEAFTTLPALLQR, encoded by the coding sequence GTGAGGCGGGGCCCCTTCGTCGACGCCTCGGGCGTCGCCCTGGCCCTCCCCGGGCCGCCGCGGCGGATCGTCTCCCTGGTCCCGAGCGTCACCGAGCTTCTCTTCAGCCTGGGCGTCGGCCCCGCGGTGGTCGGCTGCACCACCTTCTGCACGGAGCCCCCCGCGGGGGTGCTGAACACGGTGCGCGTCGGCGGCACCAAGACTCCCCGGCTGGAGCTGGTCCGCGCGCTCCGCCCCGATCTCATCCTGGCCAACATCGAGGAGAACCACCGCGAGCACGTCGAGACGCTCCGCGGCTGGGGGATGGCCGTCCACGTCAGCTACCCGCGGACCGTGGCCGGCGGCATCCAGCTCGTGCGGGAGCTGGGGGAGGTGACGGGTGCGGCCGAGCGAGGTGCCGCGCTGGCCGACGACCTCGCGCGGCGCCTGGCGGAAGTGACGGCGCGCGCGCGGGGCCGAGGGCGCCCCACGCGCGTGTTCTATCCGATCTGGCGCCACCCGTACATGACGATCAACCGGGACACTTATGTCCACGATGTCCTGGCGGCCTGCGGCGGGGAGAACGTCTTCGCGGATTGCGAGCTGCGGTACCCGGAGGTGACGCTGGACGCGGTGGCCACGGCGGGGCCCGAGGTCATCCTGCTGCCGGACGAGCCGTATCGCTTCCGGGAGGCGCACGCGGCGGACTTCACGCCCTACCGGGACATGCCCGCCGTTCGGAACGGGCGTGTCCGCCTGGTGGACGGGCGGCTCGCGTCGTGGTTCGGCCCGCGCATGGCCGAGGCCTTCACGACCCTGCCCGCCCTGCTCCAGCGATAG
- a CDS encoding RidA family protein has translation MGAEARIKELGITLPQPAKPVGNYIPGVRVGNLLFLSGHGPVRVDGQPTARGKVGRDLSIEEAYKVAREVGINLLGSARAVLGSLDRVKRIVKVLGMVNSADGFGEQPKVINGFSDLMVEIFGESGRHARSAVGMAELPMGIPVEIEMILEVE, from the coding sequence ATGGGTGCGGAAGCGCGAATCAAGGAGCTCGGCATCACGCTGCCCCAGCCGGCCAAGCCGGTGGGCAACTACATCCCGGGAGTACGCGTGGGCAACCTCCTCTTCCTGTCCGGGCATGGGCCCGTGCGGGTGGACGGTCAGCCGACCGCGCGCGGCAAGGTCGGGCGTGACCTCTCCATCGAGGAGGCCTACAAGGTCGCCCGGGAGGTGGGCATCAACCTGCTCGGCTCGGCGCGCGCCGTGCTCGGCAGCCTGGACAGGGTGAAGCGCATCGTGAAGGTCCTGGGCATGGTGAACTCCGCCGACGGCTTCGGGGAGCAACCGAAGGTCATCAACGGCTTCTCCGACCTGATGGTGGAGATCTTCGGGGAGAGCGGACGTCACGCGCGCTCGGCGGTGGGGATGGCCGAGCTGCCCATGGGGATCCCCGTCGAGATCGAGATGATCCTGGAGGTCGAGTAA
- a CDS encoding glycosyltransferase, with the protein MTISVVLVVHNQLPLTRACLDSLVTTTLPFDLCVVDNGSTDGTEAYFREWPAGRPLRYRRNAENVGLIRALNQGAQLSESDHLCFLHNDTEMRDPRWLDRLRTAVDGQSAAGLAGLYGARRLRRDGRYVGRTIVSSLEGTGNLRAPVTEVAAVDGVCLFIARPLLAAVGGFDEGYGFFHGYDRDLSFAVREAGHRCVVVRAPFVHRGGGTRTGAEAPRPPDRDLSERREALARFARKWRHRLPTDVRRVPERIADFLSPAGRPRG; encoded by the coding sequence ATGACGATCAGCGTCGTCCTGGTGGTCCATAACCAGTTGCCGCTGACGAGGGCCTGCCTCGACAGCCTCGTGACGACGACGCTCCCCTTCGACCTCTGCGTGGTGGACAACGGCTCGACCGATGGCACGGAGGCGTACTTCCGCGAGTGGCCGGCCGGCCGGCCACTCCGCTACCGCCGGAACGCCGAGAACGTCGGGCTGATCCGGGCCCTCAACCAGGGCGCGCAACTCTCCGAGTCGGACCACCTCTGCTTCCTCCACAACGACACCGAGATGCGAGATCCGCGCTGGCTCGACCGGCTCCGGACCGCGGTGGACGGGCAGTCCGCGGCCGGGCTGGCGGGCCTCTACGGCGCCCGTCGCCTCAGGCGGGACGGACGCTACGTGGGCCGCACCATCGTCTCGAGCCTCGAGGGGACCGGGAATCTCCGTGCGCCGGTGACCGAGGTCGCGGCCGTGGACGGTGTCTGCCTCTTCATCGCGCGCCCGCTACTCGCTGCCGTTGGAGGCTTCGACGAGGGCTACGGCTTCTTCCACGGCTACGATCGGGACCTCTCCTTCGCGGTGCGCGAGGCCGGCCACCGCTGCGTCGTCGTCCGGGCGCCCTTCGTCCACCGTGGGGGCGGCACCCGCACCGGCGCCGAGGCGCCGCGCCCGCCAGACCGCGACCTGTCCGAGCGGCGCGAGGCCCTGGCGCGCTTCGCCCGCAAGTGGCGCCACCGCCTCCCCACCGACGTGCGCCGCGTGCCCGAGCGCATCGCAGACTTCCTCTCGCCCGCCGGGAGGCCGAGAGGATGA
- a CDS encoding MFS transporter, translating into MATRRYALASGLALAYSLALLGDQMLYVFLPSHPGAAGIAAASLGIILSANRFVRLVANSLAGLLSDRLGRRRPYLLGMGLALVSTAGYLAAESFWPLLVWRIVWGIAFALISVGGLAIVLDLSAAEVRGRTVGTYQSLLQLGTLLGLVLSGVLTDLLGYRGTLAVYVPLAALGFGAAVWALRPLGPGDRGSTSHGVAGLGTLAALRRLDPRLLAPAYVSFTSLFAGSGVLMSTLGVHLTQLAAEPSALVVPVASLTGALLAARRLAGMVEAPLAGHVLDRLGARRLVAGVGVVVSLGGFVVLAAGRGVGPIVTGVVLVAVGEGLLHPAVVVWTGDSAPPPLRGVVMGGLATAGDLGAALGPLVGYALLGTAGLRAAYALCAGLLLSTLLVLALVPRVGGQVLKYDT; encoded by the coding sequence GTGGCGACCCGACGCTATGCGCTGGCCTCGGGGCTGGCCCTGGCCTACTCGCTGGCGCTCCTGGGCGACCAGATGCTCTACGTCTTCCTGCCCTCGCACCCAGGGGCGGCTGGGATCGCGGCGGCGAGCCTCGGCATCATTCTCAGCGCCAATCGCTTCGTGCGCCTGGTCGCCAACTCGCTGGCCGGGCTCCTGTCCGACCGGCTTGGGCGGCGCCGTCCGTATCTGCTCGGCATGGGGCTGGCGCTGGTCTCGACCGCGGGGTACCTGGCCGCCGAGAGCTTCTGGCCGCTGCTTGTCTGGCGCATCGTCTGGGGCATCGCCTTCGCGCTGATCTCGGTGGGGGGTCTGGCCATCGTGCTGGACCTGTCCGCGGCCGAGGTCCGCGGGCGGACGGTTGGCACCTATCAGTCACTGCTCCAGCTCGGCACCCTCCTGGGTCTCGTCCTGTCGGGCGTGCTCACGGATCTCCTCGGCTATCGCGGCACCCTGGCGGTGTACGTGCCGCTGGCCGCCCTGGGCTTCGGCGCCGCCGTCTGGGCGCTGCGCCCGCTGGGCCCCGGGGATCGCGGCAGCACGAGCCATGGCGTCGCCGGCCTCGGGACGCTGGCCGCGCTCCGTCGCCTGGATCCCCGACTCCTTGCCCCCGCGTACGTGAGCTTCACGAGCCTGTTCGCTGGCAGCGGCGTCCTGATGAGCACGCTCGGTGTTCATCTCACGCAGCTCGCGGCGGAGCCCAGCGCTCTCGTCGTGCCCGTGGCCTCGCTGACCGGCGCCCTCCTCGCCGCGCGGCGGCTCGCCGGCATGGTGGAGGCGCCGCTCGCGGGCCATGTCCTCGATCGCCTGGGGGCCCGGCGGCTCGTCGCGGGGGTGGGCGTGGTCGTGAGCCTGGGCGGGTTCGTGGTCCTGGCGGCCGGGCGCGGGGTGGGGCCGATCGTGACGGGGGTGGTGCTCGTCGCGGTGGGCGAGGGGCTGCTCCACCCGGCCGTCGTGGTCTGGACGGGGGACAGCGCGCCCCCTCCGCTGCGCGGCGTCGTGATGGGCGGACTGGCCACCGCCGGCGATCTCGGCGCGGCGCTGGGCCCGCTGGTGGGATATGCCCTGCTGGGGACCGCGGGGCTCCGCGCCGCCTATGCCCTCTGCGCCGGCCTCCTGCTCTCGACGCTCCTCGTGCTCGCGCTGGTCCCCCGTGTCGGGGGTCAGGTCTTGAAATACGACACGTAG
- a CDS encoding peptidylprolyl isomerase produces MSAALSFALAGLLLLAPLAVCAQDRPIQPVEPAPAAPAATASSGPAIAKGSSVGLEYTLTDEAGAVIDSNRGRAPLRYTHGARQLIPGLERELVGLHAGDEKKVVVKPEDAYGAVNPAAQTEVPKTAIPEAARKVGARLLARNHAGEARPVVVKEIRQETILLDLNHPLAGKTLFFDVKVLDVAAPAAHPPQKDAPPAPSEK; encoded by the coding sequence ATGAGCGCTGCGCTGAGCTTCGCCCTCGCCGGCCTGCTCCTCCTCGCTCCCCTCGCCGTGTGCGCCCAGGACAGGCCCATCCAGCCCGTGGAGCCGGCTCCGGCGGCCCCTGCCGCCACCGCATCGTCTGGCCCGGCCATCGCGAAGGGGTCGAGCGTCGGGCTCGAGTACACGCTCACGGACGAGGCCGGGGCCGTGATCGACTCCAACAGGGGCCGGGCTCCGCTGCGCTACACTCACGGCGCTCGGCAGCTCATCCCGGGGCTCGAGCGGGAGCTGGTGGGGCTGCACGCGGGTGACGAGAAGAAGGTCGTGGTGAAGCCCGAGGACGCCTATGGCGCCGTGAACCCGGCGGCGCAGACCGAGGTGCCCAAGACCGCCATCCCGGAGGCCGCGCGCAAGGTCGGTGCCCGGCTCCTGGCCCGCAACCATGCCGGTGAGGCCCGGCCGGTGGTGGTCAAGGAGATCCGGCAGGAGACGATCCTCCTGGACCTCAACCACCCCCTCGCCGGCAAGACACTCTTCTTCGACGTGAAGGTGCTCGACGTCGCCGCGCCGGCGGCACACCCACCGCAGAAGGACGCCCCGCCGGCGCCGTCCGAGAAGTAG